The DNA window gggcttcttcctcaaagAGAGCAAGATCTCGCCAGAGACGATAACCCGCGTTCGACAAAAGCTTCTTGTCAGCAACTAGAGTCTAGACATGTCAGATTTCCCAGCATGCATTATAGAAACGGTCTTTTTGTGCATGTGTTTGTGTGTTTGAGTATGTGAATGATGCAATGAGAGGTATTTGTTCGATGATCAACGGGCAGGGTTTGCGTGTTgcaagatatatatatatatatacatcagCTAGTTGTACATGACTTCTTTTGGCGGGTTTGTATATGCATGAAATGTATAGGTATGTAGTAATACAGCTTTGTGTCGacctctcttttctttggtcTCATGAATTCTTCACTTCGTttccttgtctcttctcaTGTTGTACAAGcctgtagcagcagccagcaagcCATCCTTACGGCACAGACGTAGGAATCTTGACCAGCCCGCGCTTGCGGTCATCAAACGGCGCACCATACCTCCAACCAGTGCCCTTTCTCGACCGGCCAGTGCGGCCCACGTCATCGGCATTAATCTCCTTGAACCGAAACTCGTAGCGGTCCGTGGCCaccctcgtcgtcgcctcCTCTTCCCGCTGCGCCTCGCGGGCGATGCGCTGTGCTACCCggtcctcctccttctgcgTCGCCTCTTTGAACTTGGCCAGACTGTCCTGCCGGGTCTTGCCCTGTAATATCTCGCGCTCCATCTTGATGAGCTCTGGCTGCGGTGATCGCGCATCGACGGAGAGCATCGTGTCGTGGAAGGCCTTTGCGGCGTCTTGTCGGGTAAAGTGCCGTGACTCGGACACAGGCACAAAGAGTTGTTGCATCGTCAGCTTGTGGACGTGGATCTCGTTTACAGGCTCATGCGGCAGgttcttctcgccctcgcGGTATGATGTCTTGGGCAGCATGTTCATGACGGCTTTGGCATAGGGGATTGCCAGTTTCTTGCCCTGTTtcgtggaaaaaaaaaaaaaaagagtcagCAAAGCTGTATTCCAACTCAGGATGCCGCCAGGTGAACAAGTAAAAACAGGTGAGGTTGGTGTGTAATATCAGACCAGGTAAATCTTTTCTAACCATGAATAGAGTCTTCAAGACTAATCGAATTTTGGAAATTTGTCTCATCA is part of the Trichoderma atroviride chromosome 1, complete sequence genome and encodes:
- a CDS encoding mitochondrial 37S ribosomal protein mS45 (EggNog:ENOG41), whose amino-acid sequence is MPPRLPAPLTPVVDACVVPSCKSAPFVRSFSSTPCKQKMSRARQQMYQWLKGREGSELAEAKGGPRYLGPLQDQPFPLNPLFRSQPVLDEQTRELIWDKVIMRGEALKAVSAEMGVDVRRVAAVVRLKEVEKQWEREGKKLAIPYAKAVMNMLPKTSYREGEKNLPHEPVNEIHVHKLTMQQLFVPVSESRHFTRQDAAKAFHDTMLSVDARSPQPELIKMEREILQGKTRQDSLAKFKEATQKEEDRVAQRIAREAQREEEATTRVATDRYEFRFKEINADDVGRTGRSRKGTGWRYGAPFDDRKRGLVKIPTSVP